One Micromonas commoda chromosome 7, complete sequence genomic window carries:
- a CDS encoding predicted protein, with protein MSTMSATLMPSHRVFGPAVPALRPQRATGGHRRARGVAVRVTAMGAKYKRTDVEVARQIGEGSFGVVYQGKIDARRAGDVVLKRPKLTVEGAAELQEVEAWMNDRVTRDARGSCADFLGSFRVTPDESYLNQSEGVIAKEGLWLVWKFEGDRTLAQYMAQPDYPAGIAKALLNRDGSSRGDPAVELEVTQAVMRQLFKNLASVHRAGLVHRDIKPHNLVLTNTDVTGEREPRFKIIDLGACACFRTGMNFAPDETIMDPKYAPPEEFLIPSDDAPDIRKLFGPVALAAGSAAWVQHKPDRFDMYSAGVVMMQLALPSLRTNSGLITFNRSLKRCGYDLFLWRDLNRGQLSRSKTAVLDAGDGAGWDLARALLRPRSYDEDAWAAAQVSAERTSSKSSKNSFSPDEEEEEEDDPYARLMDANGERPSAEEAMRHRFFSVDPAEVAALVASQTKSVTYNGRLGSMGGIFGLFGGGRENSGRDGDASDPSDDLDAADELLEERSVLSDMLGLEKRISKQQDLIAKQSTTIMRLRQEGAPKEEVEKEQRTLEKMNIGLQSLLRAFSFSQVEAKTTMIKAATEIQAELDDAGVKDDKPDALRGFMRNIFGKRASEAAYGAADVALDAVLDILKPERTNGGNKDKAQSTSSRASKKEMLSESMKQAREGAPIKNKRGGSADEDDSDEDDAAARDPAELRRRMDDIKLEMVAVAEQMAEMERRLLAQQADLERRQRDLESSAVSGGGTGLDDFVSEAADDDRIVKTLKPSGASMRTDIENIEQTKQEIQDALSRIDKMQKDREDLL; from the coding sequence ATGAGCACGATGAGCGCGACTCTGATGCCGTCGCACCGGGTCTTCGGGCCGGCGGTTCCCGCGCTGAGGCCCCagagggcgacgggcggtcaccgccgcgcgaggggcgtcgccgtgcgggTGACCGCCATGGGCGCCAAGTACAAGCGcaccgacgtcgaggttgcGCGCCAGATCGGCGAGGGTTCCTTCGGCGTCGTCTACCAGGGGAAgatcgacgcgaggcgcgctgGGGACGTGGTCCTCAAGCGCCCTAAGCTCACCGTGGAGGGAGCCGCGGAGCTtcaggaggtggaggcgtgGATGAACGACAGggtgacgcgcgacgcgcgcgggtcgtgcGCCGACTTTCTCGGATCTTTCCGCGTCACCCCCGACGAGTCGTACCTCAACCAGAGCGAGGGAGTCATCGCGAAGGAGGGGCTGTGGCTCGTGTGGAAGTTCGAGGGCGATCGCACGCTCGCGCAGTACATGGCGCAGCCCGATTACCCGGCGGGcatcgccaaggcgctcctCAACCGCGACGGCTCGTCCAGGGGCGATCCCGCGGTGGAGCTCGAGGTGACGCAAGCGGTGATGCGCCAGCTGTTCAAGAACCTCGCGTCCGTGCACCGCGCGGGCCTCGTGCACCGGGACATCAAGCCCCACAACCTCGTCCTCACCAACaccgacgtcaccggcgagaGGGAACCGCGGTTCAAGATCATCGACCTCGGAGCGTGCGCGTGTTTCCGAACAGGCATGAACTTCGCCCCCGACGAGACAATCATGGACCCCAAGTACGCTCCGCCCGAAGAGTTCCTCAtcccgagcgacgacgcgccggacaTCCGCAAGCTCTtcggccccgtcgcgctcgccgcgggtagCGCCGCGTGGGTCCAGCACAAGCCCGACAGGTTCGACATGTACAGCGCCGGCGTCGTTATGATGCAGCTGGCGCTCCCGTCGCTTCGAACCAACTCGGGCCTCATCACGTTTAACCGATCGCTCAAGCGCTGCGGGTACGACTTGTTCCTGTGGAGGGACCTGAACCGCGGGCAGCTCAGCAGGTCCAAGAcggccgtcctcgacgcgggcgacggcgcgggttgggatctcgcgcgagcgctccTTCGACCCAGGAGCTACGACGAAGACGCCTGGGCCGCAGCGCAAGTCTCGGCGGAGCGAACGAGTTCCAAGAGTTCGAAGAATTCGTTCAGTcccgacgaagaagaagaagaagaggatGACCCGTACGCGCGTTTgatggacgcgaacggcgagcggccgtccgcggaggaggcgatgcgGCACAGGTTCTTCTCCGTGgacccggcggaggtggccgcgcTGGTCGCGTCGCAGACCAAATCGGTGACGTACAACGGGAGGCTCGGATCCATGGGCGGCATCTTCGGTctgttcggcggcggacgggaaAACTCGGGACGggacggtgacgcgtcggATCCATCGGACGatctggacgccgcggacgagttACTCGAGGAGAGGAGCGTGCTGTCCGACATGTTGGGGCTCGAGAAGCGGATCAGCAAGCAGCAGGACCTCATCGCGAAGCAGAGCACGACGATCATGCGACTCAGGCAAGAGGGCGCGCCGAAAGAGGAGGTTGAGAAGGAACAGCGAACGCTGGAGAAGATGAACATCGGGCTCCAGTCGCTGCTCCGCGCGTTTTCGTTCTCGCAGGTGGAGGCCAAGACGACGATGATCAAGGCGGCCACGGAGATtcaggcggagctcgacgacgccggggttAAGGATGACAAACCCGACGCCCTGAGGGGTTTCATGCGGAACATCTTCGGCAAGAgggcgagcgaggcggcgtacggcgccgcggacgtcgccctcgacgccgtcctcgacatCCTCAAACCCGAGCGAACAAACGGTGGGAACAAGGACAAGGCCCAATCgacctcctcccgcgcgtccaagAAGGAGATGCTCTCCGAGTCCATGAAGCAGGCGAGGGAGGGGGCGCCGATCAAGAAcaaacgcggcggctccgccgacgaggacgactcggacgaggacgacgccgcggctcgcgatCCGGCTGAGCTCAGGCGCCGCATGGACGACATCAAGCTCGAGatggtcgccgtcgcggagcagATGGCCGAGATGGAACGGAGGTTACTGGCGCAGCAGGCGGATCTGGAGCGGCGCCAGCGCGATCTCGAAAGCTCGGCTGTTTCGGGAGGCGGGACGGGACTCGACGATTTCgtctccgaggcggcggatgacgacCGCATCGTCAAGACGCTGAagccgtcgggggcgtcgatGCGGACGGACATCGAGAACATCGAGCAGACCAAGCAGGAGATTCAAGACGCCCTGAGCCGCATAGATAAAATGCAGAAGGACAGGGAAGATCTGCTCTAA
- a CDS encoding predicted protein has translation AGAMSTMAVRTLLAPFERMKLEYMLNRSTTPLVPAVRDIFAREGLRGFWKGNFVNLLRTTPYKAINFAAFDAYKGVAVMMCGGDPRDVDKLLLAAAGAAAGVTSVSSCFPMDVVRTRLLVTGGMEKYGGVAACIRTLYRREGLGAFYRGFLPAIIAMTPNGAVYYTVYDRLKARRIKQIEAQRERDRQHYMMLFGAVAGAAAEFSTYPLEVVRRRMQLQGGTSSVSQVFGVDAFKRMTMTLSVILKRKGIAGLYVGSVPSVMQVLPSAALGYYSYEM, from the exons gcgggcgccatgaGCACCATGGCGGTGCGCACCCTCCTGGCGCCGTTCGAGCGGATGAAACTCGAGTACATGCTCAACCGCAGCACCACGCCGCTCGTGCCGGCGGTGCGCGACATATTCGCCCGAGAAGGCCTGAGGGGGTTCTGGAAAGGAAACTTCGTCAACCTCCTGAGGACCACTCCGTACAAGGCCATCAacttcgccgcgttcgacgcctaCAAGGGCGTGGCGGTGATGatgtgcggcggcgacccgcggGATGTCGACAAACTCTTGCTTgcagccgccggcgccgccgcgggcgtcaccaGCGTCTCCTCGTGCTTCCCGATGGACGTCGTGCGCACGCGGCTGCTGGTCACCGGTGGGATGGAGAAGTACGGCGGCGTGGCAGCCTGCATACGCACGCTGTACAgacgcgagggactcggCGCGTTTTACCGGGGCTTCCTCCCCGCAATCATCGCCATGACCCCAAACGGAGCCGTCTACTACACCGTGTACGACCGTCTCAAGGCGAGGCGCATCAAGCAGATAGAGGCGCAGCGGGAACGGGACCGG CAGCACTACATGATGCtcttcggcgccgtcgccggcgccgccgccgagtttAGCACGTACCCGCTCGAGGTTGTCCGCCGGAGGATGCAGCTGCAGGGCGGGACGAGCTCCGTGTCGCAGGtgttcggcgtcgacgcgttcaagCGCATGACGATGACCCTATCCGTCATACTCAAGAGGAAGGGAATCGCGGGTTTGTACGTCGGGTCGGTTCCGAGCGTGATGCAGGTgctgccgtcggcggcgctcgggtaCTACTCTTACGAGATG
- a CDS encoding predicted protein encodes MEIAVLLFNIAVTMWPAAVLLFVYPSHILGGVYFALFNALYLQRFILAMHYSTHRRLFKPGSFAGETLNRLNICLYAPMFGIPCNTYRLHHIVMHHVDNNEWNKDLSATEAYQRDNVLHWVCYWVRFMVGSWVELPFYALIRKRWNLFAQVTAGFALTLSSWYAAWHCGSAPFAVWTCFVPFLAVSTALMFGNWSQHAFVCPVNPRCNYRLTYAVLNHPDNQRSYNDGFHTLHHANSMIHWSEFPAKFIEKLDEHAARDALVFNEIGFFHVGLALFFKAHGYLADHYVNVGQPKRTRKELIALMKERLRPMRSWGDKDEFPESKKATKAA; translated from the coding sequence atgGAGATCGCCGTGCTCCTCTTCAACATCGCGGTGACCATGTGGCCGGCCGCGGTCTTACTCTTCGTCTACCCCTCGCacatcctcggcggcgtaTACTTCGCGCTCTTCAACGCGCTCTACCTCCAGCGGTTCATCCTCGCGATGCACTACAGCACGCACCGCAGGCTGTTCAAGCCCGGCTCGTTCGCGGGGGAGACGCTCAACAGGCTGAACATCTGCCTCTACGCGCCCATGTTCGGCATCCCGTGCAACACGTACAGGCTCCACCACATCGTCATGCACCACGTCGACAATAACGAGTGGAACAAGGATCtcagcgcgacggaggcgtaCCAGCGCGACAACGTCCTCCACTGGGTCTGCTACTGGGTCCGCTTCATGGTGGGCTCGTGGGTCGAGCTCCCTTTCTACGCCCTGATCCGCAAGCGATGGAACCTCTTCGCGCAGGTCACCGCCGGGTTCGCGCTGACCCTGTCATCGTGGTACGCCGCCTGGCACTGTGGCTCCGCGCCTTTCGCGGTGTGGACGTGCTTCGTCCCCTTCCTGGCGGTGTCCACCGCCCTGATGTTTGGCAACTGGTCTCAGCACGCCTTCGTCTGCCCGGTGAACCCCCGGTGCAACTATCGACTCACGTACGCGGTGCTGAACCATCCGGACAACCAGCGCTCGTACAACGACGGGTTCCACACTCTGCACCACGCCAACAGCATGATCCACTGGAGCGAGTTTCCCGCTAAGTTCATCGAGAAGCTGGacgagcacgcggcgagAGACGCGCTGGTGTTTAACGAGATTGGATTCTTCCACGTCGGGCTCGCGCTCTTCTTCAAGGCGCACGGATACCTCGCAGATCACTACGTGAACGTGGGGCAGCCGAAGCGGACGAGGaaggagctcatcgcgctcaTGAAGGAGCGCCTCAGGCCCATGCGCAGTTGGGGGGACAAAGACGAGTTCCCGGAATCGAAGaaggcgacgaaggcggccTGA